From Panthera uncia isolate 11264 chromosome X, Puncia_PCG_1.0, whole genome shotgun sequence, the proteins below share one genomic window:
- the FHL1 gene encoding four and a half LIM domains protein 1 isoform X1 has translation MTEKFDCHYCRDNLQGKKYVQKDGHHCCLKCFDKFCANTCVDCRKPIGADSKEVHYKNRYWHDTCFRCAKCLHPLANETFVAKDNKIFCNKCTTREDNPKCKGCFKPIVAGDQNVEYKKTVWHKDCFTCSNCKQVIGTGSFFPKGEDFYCVTCHETKFAKHCVKCNKAITSGGITYQDQPWHAECFVCVTCSKKLAGQRFTAVEDQYYCVDCYKNFVAKKCAGCKNPITGKRTVSRVSHPVSKARKPPVCHGKRLPLTLFPSANLRGRHPGGERTCPSWVVVLYRKNRSLAAPRGPGLVKAPVWWPMKDNPGTTTASTAKNAP, from the exons ATGACTGAGAAGTTCGACTGCCACTACTGCAGGGACAACCTGCAGGGGAAGAAGTACGTGCAGAAGGACGGCCACCACTGCTGCCTCAAGTGCTTCGACAAGTTCTGCGCCAACACCTGTGTGGACTGCCGGAAGCCCATCGGCGCCGACTCCAAG GAGGTGCACTATAAGAACCGCTACTGGCACGACACCTGCTTCCGCTGTGCCAAGTGCCTTCACCCCTTGGCCAACGAGACCTTTGTGGCCAAGGACAACAAGATCTTCTGCAACAAGTGCACCACTCGGGAGGACAACCCCAAGTGCAAGGGGTGCTTCAAGCCAATCGTGGCAG GAGATCAGAACGTGGAGTACAAGAAGACCGTGTGGCACAAAGACTGCTTCACCTGCAGCAACTGCAAGCAAGTGATCGGGACCGGAAGCTTCTTCCCCAAAGGGGAGGACTTCTACTGCGTGACCTGCCACGAGACCAAATTCGCCAAGCACTGCGTGAAGTGCAACAAG GCCATCACATCTGGAGGAATCACTTACCAGGATCAGCCCTGGCATGCCGAGTGCTTTGTGTGTGTTACCTGCTCTAAGAAGCTGGCTGGGCAGCGTTTCACCGCTGTGGAGGACCAGTATTACTGCGTGGATTGCTACAAGAACTTTGTGGCCAAGAAGTGTGCTGGATGCAAGAACCCCATCACTG GGAAAAGGACTGTGTcaagagtgagccacccagtctctaaAGCTAGGAAGCCCCCAGTGTGCCACGGGAAACGCTTGCCTCTCACCCTGTTTCCCAGCGCCAACCTCCGGGGCAGGCATCCGGGTGGAGAGAGGACTTGTCCCTCGTGGGTGGTGGTTCTTTATAGAAAAAATCGAAGCTTAGCAGCTCCTCGAGGCCCG GGTTTGGTAAAGGCTCCAGTGTGGTGGCCTATGAAGGACAATCCTGGCACGACTACTGCTTCCACTGCAAAAAATGCTCCATGA
- the FHL1 gene encoding four and a half LIM domains protein 1 isoform X2 has product MASHRHSGPSSYKVGTMTEKFDCHYCRDNLQGKKYVQKDGHHCCLKCFDKFCANTCVDCRKPIGADSKEVHYKNRYWHDTCFRCAKCLHPLANETFVAKDNKIFCNKCTTREDNPKCKGCFKPIVAGDQNVEYKKTVWHKDCFTCSNCKQVIGTGSFFPKGEDFYCVTCHETKFAKHCVKCNKAITSGGITYQDQPWHAECFVCVTCSKKLAGQRFTAVEDQYYCVDCYKNFVAKKCAGCKNPITGKRTVSRVSHPVSKARKPPVCHGKRLPLTLFPSANLRGRHPGGERTCPSWVVVLYRKNRSLAAPRGPGLVKAPVWWPMKDNPGTTTASTAKNAP; this is encoded by the exons GTCCCTCCAGCTACAAGGTGGGCACCATGACTGAGAAGTTCGACTGCCACTACTGCAGGGACAACCTGCAGGGGAAGAAGTACGTGCAGAAGGACGGCCACCACTGCTGCCTCAAGTGCTTCGACAAGTTCTGCGCCAACACCTGTGTGGACTGCCGGAAGCCCATCGGCGCCGACTCCAAG GAGGTGCACTATAAGAACCGCTACTGGCACGACACCTGCTTCCGCTGTGCCAAGTGCCTTCACCCCTTGGCCAACGAGACCTTTGTGGCCAAGGACAACAAGATCTTCTGCAACAAGTGCACCACTCGGGAGGACAACCCCAAGTGCAAGGGGTGCTTCAAGCCAATCGTGGCAG GAGATCAGAACGTGGAGTACAAGAAGACCGTGTGGCACAAAGACTGCTTCACCTGCAGCAACTGCAAGCAAGTGATCGGGACCGGAAGCTTCTTCCCCAAAGGGGAGGACTTCTACTGCGTGACCTGCCACGAGACCAAATTCGCCAAGCACTGCGTGAAGTGCAACAAG GCCATCACATCTGGAGGAATCACTTACCAGGATCAGCCCTGGCATGCCGAGTGCTTTGTGTGTGTTACCTGCTCTAAGAAGCTGGCTGGGCAGCGTTTCACCGCTGTGGAGGACCAGTATTACTGCGTGGATTGCTACAAGAACTTTGTGGCCAAGAAGTGTGCTGGATGCAAGAACCCCATCACTG GGAAAAGGACTGTGTcaagagtgagccacccagtctctaaAGCTAGGAAGCCCCCAGTGTGCCACGGGAAACGCTTGCCTCTCACCCTGTTTCCCAGCGCCAACCTCCGGGGCAGGCATCCGGGTGGAGAGAGGACTTGTCCCTCGTGGGTGGTGGTTCTTTATAGAAAAAATCGAAGCTTAGCAGCTCCTCGAGGCCCG GGTTTGGTAAAGGCTCCAGTGTGGTGGCCTATGAAGGACAATCCTGGCACGACTACTGCTTCCACTGCAAAAAATGCTCCATGA
- the FHL1 gene encoding four and a half LIM domains protein 1 isoform X4: protein MTEKFDCHYCRDNLQGKKYVQKDGHHCCLKCFDKFCANTCVDCRKPIGADSKEVHYKNRYWHDTCFRCAKCLHPLANETFVAKDNKIFCNKCTTREDNPKCKGCFKPIVAGDQNVEYKKTVWHKDCFTCSNCKQVIGTGSFFPKGEDFYCVTCHETKFAKHCVKCNKGLVKAPVWWPMKDNPGTTTASTAKNAP from the exons ATGACTGAGAAGTTCGACTGCCACTACTGCAGGGACAACCTGCAGGGGAAGAAGTACGTGCAGAAGGACGGCCACCACTGCTGCCTCAAGTGCTTCGACAAGTTCTGCGCCAACACCTGTGTGGACTGCCGGAAGCCCATCGGCGCCGACTCCAAG GAGGTGCACTATAAGAACCGCTACTGGCACGACACCTGCTTCCGCTGTGCCAAGTGCCTTCACCCCTTGGCCAACGAGACCTTTGTGGCCAAGGACAACAAGATCTTCTGCAACAAGTGCACCACTCGGGAGGACAACCCCAAGTGCAAGGGGTGCTTCAAGCCAATCGTGGCAG GAGATCAGAACGTGGAGTACAAGAAGACCGTGTGGCACAAAGACTGCTTCACCTGCAGCAACTGCAAGCAAGTGATCGGGACCGGAAGCTTCTTCCCCAAAGGGGAGGACTTCTACTGCGTGACCTGCCACGAGACCAAATTCGCCAAGCACTGCGTGAAGTGCAACAAG GGTTTGGTAAAGGCTCCAGTGTGGTGGCCTATGAAGGACAATCCTGGCACGACTACTGCTTCCACTGCAAAAAATGCTCCATGA
- the FHL1 gene encoding four and a half LIM domains protein 1 isoform X5, whose amino-acid sequence MASHRHSGPSSYKVGTMTEKFDCHYCRDNLQGKKYVQKDGHHCCLKCFDKFCANTCVDCRKPIGADSKEVHYKNRYWHDTCFRCAKCLHPLANETFVAKDNKIFCNKCTTREDNPKCKGCFKPIVAGDQNVEYKKTVWHKDCFTCSNCKQVIGTGSFFPKGEDFYCVTCHETKFAKHCVKCNKGLVKAPVWWPMKDNPGTTTASTAKNAP is encoded by the exons GTCCCTCCAGCTACAAGGTGGGCACCATGACTGAGAAGTTCGACTGCCACTACTGCAGGGACAACCTGCAGGGGAAGAAGTACGTGCAGAAGGACGGCCACCACTGCTGCCTCAAGTGCTTCGACAAGTTCTGCGCCAACACCTGTGTGGACTGCCGGAAGCCCATCGGCGCCGACTCCAAG GAGGTGCACTATAAGAACCGCTACTGGCACGACACCTGCTTCCGCTGTGCCAAGTGCCTTCACCCCTTGGCCAACGAGACCTTTGTGGCCAAGGACAACAAGATCTTCTGCAACAAGTGCACCACTCGGGAGGACAACCCCAAGTGCAAGGGGTGCTTCAAGCCAATCGTGGCAG GAGATCAGAACGTGGAGTACAAGAAGACCGTGTGGCACAAAGACTGCTTCACCTGCAGCAACTGCAAGCAAGTGATCGGGACCGGAAGCTTCTTCCCCAAAGGGGAGGACTTCTACTGCGTGACCTGCCACGAGACCAAATTCGCCAAGCACTGCGTGAAGTGCAACAAG GGTTTGGTAAAGGCTCCAGTGTGGTGGCCTATGAAGGACAATCCTGGCACGACTACTGCTTCCACTGCAAAAAATGCTCCATGA
- the FHL1 gene encoding four and a half LIM domains protein 1 isoform X3, with amino-acid sequence MASHRHSGPSSYKVGTMTEKFDCHYCRDNLQGKKYVQKDGHHCCLKCFDKFCANTCVDCRKPIGADSKEVHYKNRYWHDTCFRCAKCLHPLANETFVAKDNKIFCNKCTTREDNPKCKGCFKPIVAGDQNVEYKKTVWHKDCFTCSNCKQVIGTGSFFPKGEDFYCVTCHETKFAKHCVKCNKAITSGGITYQDQPWHAECFVCVTCSKKLAGQRFTAVEDQYYCVDCYKNFVAKKCAGCKNPITGFGKGSSVVAYEGQSWHDYCFHCKKCSMNLANKRFVFHQEQVYCPDCAKKL; translated from the exons GTCCCTCCAGCTACAAGGTGGGCACCATGACTGAGAAGTTCGACTGCCACTACTGCAGGGACAACCTGCAGGGGAAGAAGTACGTGCAGAAGGACGGCCACCACTGCTGCCTCAAGTGCTTCGACAAGTTCTGCGCCAACACCTGTGTGGACTGCCGGAAGCCCATCGGCGCCGACTCCAAG GAGGTGCACTATAAGAACCGCTACTGGCACGACACCTGCTTCCGCTGTGCCAAGTGCCTTCACCCCTTGGCCAACGAGACCTTTGTGGCCAAGGACAACAAGATCTTCTGCAACAAGTGCACCACTCGGGAGGACAACCCCAAGTGCAAGGGGTGCTTCAAGCCAATCGTGGCAG GAGATCAGAACGTGGAGTACAAGAAGACCGTGTGGCACAAAGACTGCTTCACCTGCAGCAACTGCAAGCAAGTGATCGGGACCGGAAGCTTCTTCCCCAAAGGGGAGGACTTCTACTGCGTGACCTGCCACGAGACCAAATTCGCCAAGCACTGCGTGAAGTGCAACAAG GCCATCACATCTGGAGGAATCACTTACCAGGATCAGCCCTGGCATGCCGAGTGCTTTGTGTGTGTTACCTGCTCTAAGAAGCTGGCTGGGCAGCGTTTCACCGCTGTGGAGGACCAGTATTACTGCGTGGATTGCTACAAGAACTTTGTGGCCAAGAAGTGTGCTGGATGCAAGAACCCCATCACTG GGTTTGGTAAAGGCTCCAGTGTGGTGGCCTATGAAGGACAATCCTGGCACGACTACTGCTTCCACTGCAAAAAATGCTCCATGAATCTGGCCAACAAGCGCTTTGTTTTCCACCAGGAGCAAGTGTATTGCCCCGACTGTGCCAAAAAGCTGTAA